One genomic region from Streptomyces venezuelae encodes:
- a CDS encoding alpha/beta family hydrolase: protein MTQYETVSTDAGEARITWHAAAEPWAVLALGHGAGGGIEARDLQALARALPAHGVTTALVEQPWRVAGKKVAPAPKTLDTGWRGLWPALAKPGPPVIAGGRSAGARVACRTGRELGARAVLALSFPLHPPGKPERSRADELLGTDLPTLVVQGGNDPFGHPEEFPEGPHTLVEVPYGDHGFAVPKRAPLTQDEALRTLVDGVTEWLVTLR from the coding sequence CTGACACAGTACGAGACGGTTTCCACCGACGCCGGTGAGGCGCGCATCACCTGGCACGCCGCTGCGGAGCCATGGGCCGTCCTCGCCCTCGGCCACGGCGCCGGCGGCGGGATCGAGGCCCGCGACCTCCAGGCCCTGGCCCGCGCCCTGCCCGCCCACGGCGTGACCACGGCCCTCGTCGAGCAGCCCTGGCGGGTCGCCGGCAAGAAGGTCGCGCCCGCGCCGAAGACCCTCGACACCGGTTGGCGCGGCCTCTGGCCGGCCCTCGCGAAGCCCGGACCGCCCGTGATCGCGGGCGGCCGCAGCGCCGGCGCCCGGGTCGCCTGCCGGACCGGACGGGAGCTGGGCGCACGCGCGGTCCTCGCGCTGAGCTTCCCCCTCCACCCGCCGGGGAAGCCCGAGCGCTCCCGCGCCGACGAGCTCCTCGGCACGGACCTGCCCACCCTCGTCGTACAGGGCGGCAACGATCCCTTCGGGCACCCCGAGGAGTTCCCGGAGGGCCCGCACACCCTCGTCGAGGTGCCGTACGGCGACCACGGTTTCGCCGTGCCCAAGCGCGCGCCGCTCACCCAGGACGAAGCCCTCCGCACGCTCGTGGACGGCGTCACCGAGTGGCTCGTCACACTGCGCTGA
- a CDS encoding SOS response-associated peptidase produces the protein MCGRYAASRRPEDLVETFGVEKWEPEETLAPDWNVAPTKEVWAVLERPLKDAESRRPVRQLRALKWGLVPSWAKTPEGAARMINARAETLHEKPSFKRAFAARRCILPADGYYEWVTGAGERDLEVEGKRKRPRKQPYFVTPADGSVFAMAGLYEFWRDRTLSDDHPSAWWVTCSVVTTEAETGPLGVAPAEGPRSLADIHPRMPLMLTEDRWDAWLDPARTGEDELRGLLTAPPEGLMRAYPVSTAVSNVRNNGPELLTELEGPEEGTLF, from the coding sequence ATGTGCGGACGGTATGCAGCGAGTCGGCGGCCCGAGGATCTCGTCGAGACCTTCGGGGTCGAGAAGTGGGAGCCGGAGGAGACTCTGGCCCCCGACTGGAACGTGGCCCCCACCAAAGAGGTCTGGGCCGTTCTGGAGCGTCCTCTGAAAGACGCCGAATCGCGGCGGCCGGTTCGCCAGCTGCGCGCGCTGAAGTGGGGCCTCGTCCCGTCCTGGGCGAAGACGCCCGAGGGCGCCGCCCGGATGATCAACGCGCGCGCGGAGACCCTGCACGAGAAGCCCTCCTTCAAGCGCGCGTTCGCGGCCCGCCGCTGCATCCTCCCCGCCGACGGCTACTACGAATGGGTGACCGGCGCGGGGGAGCGGGACCTGGAGGTCGAGGGGAAGCGGAAACGGCCGCGGAAGCAGCCGTACTTCGTGACCCCGGCGGACGGCTCGGTCTTCGCGATGGCCGGGCTCTACGAGTTCTGGCGCGACCGCACCCTGTCCGACGACCACCCCTCCGCGTGGTGGGTGACCTGCTCGGTCGTCACCACCGAGGCGGAGACGGGCCCGCTGGGTGTGGCACCCGCCGAGGGCCCGCGCTCGCTCGCCGACATCCACCCCCGGATGCCGCTGATGCTGACGGAGGACCGGTGGGACGCCTGGCTCGACCCGGCGCGCACCGGCGAGGACGAGCTGCGCGGGCTGCTCACCGCGCCGCCGGAGGGGCTGATGCGGGCCTACCCGGTGTCGACGGCGGTCAGCAACGTCCGCAACAACGGCCCCGAACTGCTGACGGAGCTGGAGGGCCCGGAGGAGGGCACGCTCTTCTGA
- a CDS encoding M50 family metallopeptidase: protein MDLFSPQAAPAEWLVIATAVAALAVTVPRRVWLLARNAITIAHEGGHGLVALATGRRLEAIRLHSDTSGLTVTRGRPTGIGVVLTLAAGYTAAPLLGLGGAALLGAGLVTLLLWIATGLLLAMLVMVRNAYGILTVLLTGAAFLLVSWLTGPDIQSLFAYAVVWFLLLGGVRPAFELQSKRRHGGAPDSDADQLARLTHVHPGVWLFFFHAVSICSLIGGGRWLLGF, encoded by the coding sequence ATGGACCTCTTCAGCCCCCAGGCCGCCCCGGCCGAGTGGCTGGTAATCGCCACCGCGGTCGCCGCCCTCGCCGTCACCGTGCCCCGCCGCGTCTGGCTCCTCGCCCGGAACGCGATCACCATCGCCCACGAGGGCGGTCACGGGCTCGTCGCCCTCGCGACCGGCCGCCGCCTCGAAGCGATCCGGCTGCACTCGGACACCAGCGGCCTGACCGTGACCCGGGGCCGCCCGACCGGCATAGGCGTGGTCCTCACCCTGGCCGCCGGGTACACCGCCGCCCCGCTGCTCGGCCTCGGCGGCGCCGCCCTGCTCGGCGCGGGCCTGGTCACCCTGCTGCTCTGGATCGCGACCGGCCTCCTGCTCGCCATGCTGGTCATGGTCCGCAACGCGTACGGGATCCTCACCGTCCTCCTGACGGGCGCCGCCTTCCTCCTGGTCTCCTGGCTGACCGGCCCCGACATCCAGTCGCTCTTCGCCTACGCGGTGGTGTGGTTCCTGCTCCTCGGCGGGGTCCGGCCGGCCTTCGAGCTCCAGTCGAAGCGGCGCCACGGCGGCGCCCCCGACTCGGACGCGGACCAGCTCGCGCGCCTCACCCACGTGCACCCGGGGGTGTGGCTGTTCTTCTTCCACGCCGTCTCGATCTGCTCCCTGATCGGCGGCGGGCGCTGGCTCCTGGGCTTCTGA
- the aroA gene encoding 3-phosphoshikimate 1-carboxyvinyltransferase, whose translation MTAAASVRPDPSTDLWPAPYARGAVDATVTVPGSKSVTNRGLVLAALAAEPGWLRRPLRSRDSLLMAEALRTLGVKIEEGVGPDGTGEAWRIIPAPLRGPATVDVGNAGTVMRFLPPVAALADGPVRFDGDPRSHERPLHGVIDALRALGARIDDDGRGALPMTVHGAGGLDGGTVEIDASSSSQFVSALLLSAPRFNQGVEVRHVGAKLPSLPHIRMTVDMLRAVGAQVDEPEHGGEPNVWRVAPSALRGRDLVVEPDLSNAQPFLAAALVTGGRVTVPDWPERTTQPGDELRRIFTEMGGSCELTDKGLTFTGTGRIHGIDVDLSEVGELTPGIAAVAALADSPSTLRGVAHLRLHETDRLAALTKEINGLGGDVTETEDGLRINPRPLHGGVFHTYHDHRMATAGAIIGLAVEGVEIEDVATTAKTLPDFPGMWTEMLGV comes from the coding sequence ATGACCGCAGCAGCTTCCGTGCGCCCCGACCCGTCCACCGACCTCTGGCCCGCCCCGTACGCCCGCGGCGCCGTCGACGCGACCGTCACCGTGCCCGGATCGAAGTCGGTCACCAACCGCGGTCTGGTCCTCGCCGCGCTGGCCGCCGAGCCCGGCTGGCTGCGCCGCCCGCTGCGCTCCCGCGACTCCCTCCTGATGGCCGAGGCGCTGCGTACCCTCGGCGTGAAGATCGAGGAGGGCGTCGGGCCCGACGGCACCGGCGAGGCCTGGCGGATCATCCCGGCCCCGCTGCGCGGCCCGGCCACGGTCGACGTCGGCAACGCGGGCACGGTCATGCGCTTCCTGCCCCCCGTCGCGGCGCTCGCCGACGGACCCGTCCGCTTCGACGGCGACCCCCGCTCCCACGAGCGTCCGCTGCACGGTGTGATCGACGCGCTGCGCGCGCTCGGCGCCCGGATCGACGACGACGGCCGGGGCGCGCTGCCCATGACCGTGCACGGCGCCGGGGGCCTGGACGGCGGCACGGTCGAGATCGACGCCTCCTCGTCGTCCCAGTTCGTCAGCGCCCTGCTGCTCTCCGCGCCCCGCTTCAACCAGGGCGTCGAGGTCCGGCACGTGGGCGCGAAGCTGCCCTCGCTGCCGCACATCCGGATGACGGTCGACATGCTGCGCGCGGTCGGCGCCCAGGTCGACGAGCCGGAGCACGGCGGCGAGCCGAACGTGTGGCGGGTGGCGCCCTCCGCGCTGCGCGGCCGGGACCTCGTCGTCGAGCCCGACCTGTCGAACGCACAGCCGTTCCTTGCGGCGGCACTGGTGACCGGAGGCCGGGTGACGGTCCCCGACTGGCCGGAGCGAACCACCCAGCCGGGCGACGAGCTGCGCCGGATCTTCACCGAGATGGGCGGCTCCTGCGAGCTCACCGACAAGGGCCTGACCTTCACCGGTACGGGCCGGATCCACGGCATCGACGTGGACCTGAGCGAGGTCGGCGAGCTGACGCCCGGCATCGCGGCGGTCGCGGCGCTCGCCGACTCCCCCTCGACGCTGCGTGGTGTGGCCCATCTGCGGCTCCACGAGACGGACCGCCTGGCGGCCCTCACCAAGGAGATCAACGGGCTGGGCGGCGACGTGACGGAGACCGAGGACGGTCTGCGCATCAACCCGCGTCCTCTGCACGGCGGCGTCTTCCACACGTACCACGACCACCGCATGGCGACGGCGGGCGCGATCATCGGCCTCGCGGTCGAGGGCGTGGAGATCGAGGACGTGGCGACGACGGCGAAGACCTTGCCGGACTTCCCGGGGATGTGGACCGAAATGCTCGGGGTCTGA
- the rsgA gene encoding ribosome small subunit-dependent GTPase A has protein sequence MRRYGKHTDEDDIRQRPNRKGTRPRTSIRPKHEDAVEGMVLTVDRGRLTCLVDDRIITAMKARELGRKAAVVGDRVQIVGDLSGEKDTLARIVRIGERSSVLRRTADDDDPYERVVVANADQLAIVTALADPEPRPRLIDRCLVAAYDGGLSPLLVLTKSDLASPDALLEMYGALGVPYVVTTRDEFVDGVAADRVHEHLKGRTTAFVGHSGVGKTTLVNALVPPDRRRTTGVVNAVTGRGRHTTTSALALPLDDKQGGWVIDTPGVRSFGLHHVDPSRVILAFPDLVPGTENCPRACSHDEQDCALDAFVAEGHADPARLYSLRRLLATRERREGD, from the coding sequence ATGCGGCGTTACGGCAAGCACACCGACGAGGACGACATCCGCCAGCGGCCCAACCGCAAGGGCACCCGCCCCCGTACGTCCATCCGCCCCAAGCACGAGGACGCGGTGGAGGGCATGGTCCTCACCGTCGACCGGGGCCGGCTGACGTGTCTGGTCGACGACCGGATCATCACCGCGATGAAGGCGCGCGAGCTGGGCCGCAAGGCCGCCGTGGTCGGCGACCGGGTCCAGATCGTGGGTGACCTGTCCGGCGAGAAGGACACGCTGGCCCGGATCGTCCGGATCGGCGAGCGCAGCTCGGTGCTCCGGCGCACGGCGGACGACGACGACCCGTACGAGCGGGTGGTCGTCGCCAACGCGGACCAGCTCGCGATCGTCACCGCGCTCGCCGACCCCGAGCCGCGCCCGCGACTGATCGACCGCTGTCTGGTCGCCGCCTACGACGGCGGGCTCTCCCCGCTGCTCGTGCTGACCAAGTCGGACCTGGCGTCGCCGGACGCCCTCCTGGAGATGTACGGGGCGCTCGGCGTCCCCTACGTGGTCACCACCCGCGACGAGTTCGTGGACGGCGTCGCCGCCGACCGGGTCCACGAGCACCTCAAGGGCCGCACCACCGCCTTCGTCGGGCACTCGGGCGTCGGCAAGACGACGCTGGTCAACGCCCTGGTCCCGCCCGACCGGCGGCGGACCACGGGTGTGGTCAACGCGGTCACGGGCCGCGGCAGGCACACGACGACCTCGGCGCTCGCCCTGCCGCTCGACGACAAGCAGGGCGGCTGGGTCATCGACACGCCCGGCGTGCGTTCCTTCGGGCTGCACCACGTGGACCCGTCCCGGGTGATCCTCGCCTTCCCCGATCTCGTGCCGGGGACGGAGAACTGCCCGCGCGCGTGCAGCCACGACGAGCAGGACTGCGCGCTCGACGCCTTCGTCGCGGAGGGTCACGCGGACCCCGCGCGGCTCTACTCGCTGCGACGGCTGCTCGCGACGCGCGAGCGACGCGAGGGTGACTGA
- a CDS encoding DMT family transporter, which yields MAWLLVVVAGLLETGFAVCLKLSHGFTRLWPTIAFAAFALGSFGLLTLALRKLDVGPAYAVWTGIGAAGTAIYGMIFLGDVVSTLKIVSISLVVVGVIGLQLSGSSH from the coding sequence ATGGCGTGGCTGCTGGTGGTGGTGGCCGGTCTCCTGGAGACCGGTTTCGCGGTCTGCCTGAAGCTCTCGCACGGGTTCACCCGGCTCTGGCCGACGATCGCCTTCGCGGCCTTCGCCCTGGGCAGCTTCGGACTGCTCACCCTCGCGCTGCGGAAGCTGGACGTGGGTCCGGCGTACGCGGTGTGGACGGGGATCGGCGCGGCCGGGACGGCGATCTACGGAATGATCTTCCTCGGGGACGTCGTCTCCACCCTCAAGATCGTCTCGATCAGCCTGGTCGTCGTGGGCGTCATCGGACTCCAGCTCTCCGGCTCCTCGCACTGA
- a CDS encoding TetR/AcrR family transcriptional regulator — MAHAREALLDAALAALTHRSWSAVRMADLAVDARVSRQTLYNEFGSKEGLARALVRREADAYLQGVRRLLAEPAPPERNLVAVAEWTVVRAAARPILRALLTGAWNERLPVPRPARPGARPAPVPAQRRADEGPPAPGELVAATAACAGEEWAAGCELAVRLALSHVVAPAPPVLAQCEEPESWSPMTPTTTRLIETILRVETTSPRKIIP, encoded by the coding sequence ATGGCGCATGCCCGCGAGGCCCTGCTCGACGCCGCGCTCGCCGCGCTCACGCACCGGTCCTGGTCCGCCGTACGGATGGCCGACCTCGCCGTCGACGCCCGGGTCTCCCGGCAGACCCTCTACAACGAGTTCGGCAGCAAGGAGGGCCTCGCCCGCGCGCTCGTCCGGCGCGAGGCCGACGCCTACCTCCAAGGGGTACGGCGGCTGCTCGCCGAACCGGCCCCGCCCGAGCGGAACCTGGTCGCCGTCGCCGAGTGGACCGTCGTCCGGGCGGCCGCCCGCCCGATACTGCGGGCCCTGCTCACCGGCGCCTGGAACGAACGGCTGCCCGTGCCCAGGCCCGCCCGGCCGGGCGCCCGCCCCGCCCCCGTACCCGCCCAGCGGCGTGCCGACGAAGGGCCGCCCGCGCCGGGCGAGCTGGTCGCGGCGACCGCCGCCTGCGCCGGCGAGGAATGGGCGGCCGGCTGCGAGCTCGCCGTCCGGCTCGCCCTCAGCCACGTCGTCGCGCCAGCCCCGCCGGTGCTAGCTCAGTGCGAGGAGCCGGAGAGCTGGAGTCCGATGACGCCCACGACGACCAGGCTGATCGAGACGATCTTGAGGGTGGAGACGACGTCCCCGAGGAAGATCATTCCGTAG
- the hisN gene encoding histidinol-phosphatase — protein MADYHDDLRLAHVLADAADAATMDRFQALDLKVETKPDMTPVSEADKAAEELIRGQLQRARPRDAILGEEYGVEGSGPRRWVIDPIDGTKNYVRGVPVWATLIALMEAGETGFQPVVGVVSAPALGRRWWAAKGLGAYTGRSLASATRLGVSQVSSLEDASFAYSSLSGWEEQGRLDGFLDLTRACWRTRAYGDFWPYMMVAEGSVDICAEPELSLWDMAAVAIVVQEAGGTYTGLDGRHGPHSGNAAASNGLLHGELLSYLNQESPEA, from the coding sequence ATGGCCGATTACCACGATGATCTGCGTCTCGCCCACGTCCTCGCGGATGCCGCCGACGCGGCCACCATGGACCGATTCCAGGCGCTCGACCTCAAGGTCGAGACGAAGCCGGACATGACCCCGGTGAGCGAGGCCGACAAGGCCGCGGAGGAGTTGATCCGCGGCCAGCTCCAGCGCGCCAGGCCGCGTGACGCGATCCTGGGCGAGGAGTACGGCGTGGAGGGCTCGGGCCCGCGCCGCTGGGTGATCGACCCGATCGACGGCACCAAGAACTACGTGCGCGGGGTGCCTGTCTGGGCGACCCTGATCGCGCTGATGGAGGCCGGCGAGACCGGTTTCCAGCCGGTGGTGGGCGTGGTGTCGGCCCCGGCGCTCGGCCGCCGCTGGTGGGCGGCGAAGGGCCTGGGCGCGTACACGGGCCGCAGCCTGGCCTCGGCGACCCGGCTCGGGGTCTCGCAGGTGTCCTCGCTGGAGGACGCCTCCTTCGCGTACTCCTCGCTGAGCGGCTGGGAGGAGCAGGGGCGGCTCGACGGCTTCCTCGACCTCACGCGCGCGTGCTGGCGGACCCGCGCGTACGGCGACTTCTGGCCGTACATGATGGTCGCCGAGGGTTCCGTGGACATCTGCGCCGAGCCGGAGCTGTCGCTGTGGGACATGGCGGCGGTGGCGATCGTCGTCCAGGAGGCGGGCGGCACGTACACCGGCCTCGACGGCCGGCACGGCCCGCACAGCGGCAACGCGGCCGCGTCCAACGGCCTGCTCCACGGCGAACTGCTGAGCTACCTGAACCAGGAGAGCCCGGAGGCCTAG
- a CDS encoding cyclic nucleotide-binding/CBS domain-containing protein: protein MLVRDAMSTVVLTIGPAHTLRQAARLMSARRVGAAVVLDSDAGGLGILTERDILNSLARDQDPDVETAGSHTTHDVVFAAPTWTLAEAAEAMTHGGFRHLVVLDDRGPVGIVSVRDIIRCWIPVHSVAGR from the coding sequence ATGCTCGTCCGTGACGCCATGAGCACCGTGGTCCTCACCATCGGCCCCGCACACACCCTCCGACAGGCGGCCCGGCTGATGTCGGCGCGCCGCGTCGGCGCGGCCGTCGTCCTCGATTCCGACGCCGGCGGCCTCGGCATCCTCACCGAGCGCGACATCCTCAACTCCCTCGCCCGGGACCAGGACCCCGACGTGGAGACCGCGGGCTCCCACACCACCCACGACGTCGTCTTCGCCGCGCCCACCTGGACCCTGGCGGAGGCGGCCGAGGCGATGACGCACGGCGGCTTCCGCCACCTCGTCGTCCTCGACGACCGGGGACCCGTCGGCATCGTCTCCGTACGCGACATCATCCGCTGCTGGATCCCGGTGCACAGCGTCGCCGGCCGATGA
- a CDS encoding catalase: MTQEAHVTQGPLTTEAGAPVADNQNSETAGVGGPVLVQDQLLLEKLAHFNRERIPERVVHARGAGAYGTFTLTRDVSQWTRAAFLSEVGKETETFLRFSTVAGNLGAADAVRDPRGWALKFYTEEGNYDLVGNNTPVFFIKDAIKFPDFIHTQKRDPYTGSQEADNVWDFWSLSPESTHQVTWLFGDRGIPASYRHMNGYGSHTFQWNNEAGEVFWVKYHFKTDQGIKNLTQAEANRLAGEDPDSHQRDLRESIERGDFPTWTVQVQIMPAAEAAEYRFNPFDLTKVWPHEDYPPIEIGKLELNRNPENVFAEVEQSIFSPAHFVPGIGPSPDKMLQGRLFAYGDAHRYRVGINADHLPVNRPHATEARTNSRDGHLYDGRHKGSKNYEPNSFGGPQQTDRPLWQPLPVTGLTGDHAAPSHSEDSDFVQAGDLYRLMSEDEKGRLVENLAGFIAKVSRDDIAERAIDNFRKADGDFGKRLDAAVQALRG, from the coding sequence ATGACGCAGGAGGCGCACGTGACGCAGGGACCGCTCACCACGGAGGCCGGCGCGCCGGTCGCCGACAACCAGAACAGCGAGACGGCGGGCGTCGGCGGACCGGTCCTCGTGCAGGACCAGCTCCTCCTGGAGAAGCTCGCCCACTTCAACCGGGAGCGCATCCCGGAGCGCGTGGTCCACGCGCGCGGTGCGGGTGCCTACGGCACCTTCACCCTCACCCGTGACGTCTCGCAGTGGACGCGTGCCGCGTTCCTCTCCGAGGTCGGCAAGGAGACCGAGACGTTCCTGCGCTTCTCCACCGTCGCGGGCAACCTCGGCGCGGCCGACGCGGTCCGCGACCCCCGCGGCTGGGCGCTGAAGTTCTACACCGAAGAGGGCAACTACGACCTCGTCGGCAACAACACCCCGGTGTTCTTCATCAAGGACGCCATCAAGTTCCCCGACTTCATCCACACCCAGAAGCGCGACCCGTACACGGGCTCGCAGGAGGCGGACAACGTCTGGGACTTCTGGAGCCTCTCCCCGGAGTCGACCCACCAGGTCACCTGGCTCTTCGGCGACCGCGGCATCCCCGCCTCGTACCGCCACATGAACGGCTACGGCTCGCACACCTTCCAGTGGAACAACGAGGCCGGCGAGGTCTTCTGGGTCAAGTACCACTTCAAGACCGACCAGGGGATCAAGAACCTCACCCAGGCCGAGGCCAACCGCCTCGCCGGCGAGGACCCGGACTCGCACCAGCGCGACCTGCGCGAGTCCATCGAGCGCGGCGACTTCCCGACCTGGACCGTGCAGGTCCAGATCATGCCCGCGGCCGAGGCGGCCGAGTACCGCTTCAACCCGTTCGACCTCACCAAGGTGTGGCCGCACGAGGACTACCCGCCGATCGAGATCGGCAAGCTGGAGCTCAACCGCAACCCGGAGAACGTCTTCGCCGAGGTCGAGCAGTCGATCTTCAGCCCGGCGCACTTCGTGCCCGGCATCGGCCCGTCCCCGGACAAGATGCTCCAGGGTCGCCTCTTCGCCTATGGCGACGCCCACCGCTACCGCGTCGGCATCAACGCCGACCACCTGCCGGTGAACCGTCCGCACGCCACCGAGGCGCGGACCAACTCCCGTGACGGCCACCTCTACGACGGCCGCCACAAGGGCTCGAAGAACTACGAGCCGAACAGCTTCGGCGGCCCGCAGCAGACGGACCGGCCGCTGTGGCAGCCGCTCCCCGTCACCGGCCTCACCGGTGACCACGCGGCCCCCTCGCACTCCGAGGACAGCGACTTCGTCCAGGCGGGCGACCTCTACCGCCTGATGTCGGAGGACGAGAAGGGCCGTCTCGTCGAGAACCTGGCGGGCTTTATCGCCAAGGTCTCCCGGGACGACATCGCCGAGCGGGCGATCGACAACTTCCGCAAGGCGGACGGTGACTTCGGCAAGCGGCTCGACGCCGCGGTCCAGGCCCTGCGTGGCTGA
- a CDS encoding Fur family transcriptional regulator encodes MSDLLERLRGRGWRMTAQRRVVAEVLDGDHVHLTADEVHARAVTRLPEISRATVYNTLGEMVTLGEVIEVATDGRAKRYDPNAHRPHQHLVCGRCGAIRDVHPAGDPMADLPDTERFGFTISNVEVTYRGICPSCATTA; translated from the coding sequence ATGAGTGACCTGTTGGAACGACTGCGCGGCCGCGGCTGGCGGATGACCGCGCAGCGGCGCGTCGTGGCCGAAGTGCTCGACGGGGATCATGTGCACCTGACCGCCGACGAGGTCCACGCCCGTGCCGTGACGCGGCTGCCCGAGATCTCGCGCGCGACCGTGTACAACACGCTGGGCGAGATGGTCACCCTCGGCGAGGTCATCGAGGTCGCCACGGACGGCCGCGCCAAGCGGTACGACCCCAACGCCCACCGCCCGCACCAGCACCTGGTCTGCGGCCGCTGCGGCGCCATCCGTGACGTCCACCCGGCGGGCGACCCGATGGCGGACCTGCCGGACACGGAGCGCTTCGGCTTCACGATCTCGAACGTCGAGGTCACGTACCGAGGCATCTGCCCGAGCTGCGCCACGACGGCCTGA
- a CDS encoding tetratricopeptide repeat protein, whose translation MVFMGDRATLLETGRFVQRHARNAADEIIEAVGAVDAAVDTTAETDTDTENETETESEARHRRAAERGDLASVSALGALLLRRGDLDGAEPFLRGATAEGDRAAANNLGVLLHQRGYADEAAGWWRVAAVAGSAPAAHALGRHHRERGDEPAAEYWLRQAAEQGHALGAYALADLLEHRSDVGAERWLRAAAEQGHREAAYRLALALERRVTEPARGPHEGGRGPHDTGSRLRVPAGPGAAPPAGAAPGGVADPAPPKSELTEAEQWFRQAAARGHRRAALHLGAILEKRGDLKEAGRWYLSSAKEGEAKAACALGFLLRDAGDQESAAVWWLRAAQDGDGNAANALGALHAARGEQQTAERWYRAAMDAGDVNGAYNLGLLCAAQDRIPQAEQWYRRAAYAGHREAANALAVLLLQAGDANGAEPWFSKAAEAGSVDAAFNLGILHAGRDDDRTALVWYERAAAAGHTEAALQVGIAALRDGDERTAERHLRCAAGGGSAEAAFRLATVLDARRPEPGPAVLGAPREEKTECEEWYERAAQQGHRRAQVRVGMLAAGRGDLAEADRWYREAAEAGSRNGAFNLGLLLAREGSEREAALWWTRAARAGHGRAALRLALLAARRGELTEGRHWCARAVELGPAEVAERAARLSEALHQELTA comes from the coding sequence ATGGTATTTATGGGGGACAGGGCAACTCTGTTGGAGACAGGGCGGTTTGTGCAGCGGCACGCCAGAAACGCCGCGGACGAGATCATCGAGGCAGTGGGGGCCGTCGATGCGGCCGTCGACACCACCGCCGAGACCGACACCGACACCGAGAACGAGACGGAAACCGAGAGCGAGGCGCGTCACCGGCGCGCGGCCGAGCGCGGAGACCTCGCCTCGGTGAGCGCGCTCGGCGCGCTGCTGCTGCGCCGTGGTGACCTCGACGGCGCCGAGCCCTTCCTGCGCGGCGCCACCGCCGAGGGGGACCGGGCCGCCGCGAACAACCTGGGCGTCCTGCTCCACCAGCGGGGATACGCCGACGAGGCCGCCGGCTGGTGGCGGGTCGCCGCCGTCGCCGGCTCCGCGCCCGCCGCCCACGCCCTCGGCCGCCACCACCGCGAGCGCGGGGACGAGCCGGCCGCCGAGTACTGGCTGCGCCAGGCCGCCGAGCAGGGCCACGCCCTCGGCGCCTACGCCCTCGCCGACCTCCTGGAGCACCGCAGCGACGTCGGCGCCGAGCGCTGGCTGCGCGCCGCCGCCGAGCAGGGCCACCGCGAGGCCGCCTACCGCCTGGCCCTGGCCCTGGAGCGCCGCGTCACCGAACCGGCCCGCGGCCCGCACGAGGGCGGGCGCGGACCCCACGACACCGGCTCCCGGCTCCGCGTGCCCGCCGGCCCGGGCGCGGCCCCTCCGGCCGGCGCGGCACCCGGCGGTGTCGCCGACCCCGCCCCGCCGAAGAGCGAGCTCACCGAGGCCGAGCAGTGGTTCCGGCAGGCCGCCGCCCGCGGGCACCGGCGCGCCGCCCTGCACCTCGGCGCGATCCTGGAGAAGCGCGGCGACCTCAAGGAGGCCGGCCGCTGGTACCTCAGCTCCGCCAAGGAGGGTGAGGCCAAGGCCGCCTGCGCCCTCGGCTTCCTCCTCCGTGACGCGGGCGACCAGGAGAGCGCCGCCGTGTGGTGGCTGCGCGCCGCCCAGGACGGCGACGGCAACGCCGCCAACGCCCTCGGGGCGCTGCACGCGGCCCGGGGCGAGCAGCAGACCGCCGAGCGCTGGTACCGCGCCGCCATGGACGCGGGCGACGTGAACGGGGCGTACAACCTCGGGCTGCTCTGTGCCGCCCAGGACCGGATCCCGCAGGCCGAGCAGTGGTACCGCCGCGCCGCCTACGCGGGCCACCGCGAGGCCGCCAACGCGCTCGCCGTGCTGCTCCTCCAGGCCGGCGACGCGAACGGCGCCGAGCCGTGGTTCTCCAAGGCGGCCGAGGCCGGCAGTGTGGACGCCGCCTTCAACCTGGGCATTCTCCACGCGGGCCGCGACGACGACCGTACGGCCCTCGTCTGGTACGAGCGGGCCGCCGCCGCCGGGCACACCGAGGCCGCCCTCCAGGTCGGCATCGCCGCCCTGCGCGACGGCGACGAGCGGACCGCCGAGCGGCACCTGCGGTGCGCGGCCGGCGGCGGCAGCGCCGAGGCCGCCTTCCGGCTGGCCACGGTCCTCGACGCGCGCCGCCCCGAGCCCGGCCCCGCCGTGCTCGGTGCGCCCCGGGAGGAGAAGACCGAGTGCGAGGAGTGGTACGAGCGGGCCGCCCAGCAGGGGCACCGGCGTGCGCAGGTGCGCGTCGGGATGCTCGCGGCGGGCCGCGGCGACCTCGCCGAGGCCGACCGCTGGTACCGCGAGGCGGCCGAGGCGGGCAGCCGCAACGGCGCCTTCAACCTCGGGCTGCTCCTCGCCCGCGAGGGCAGCGAGCGCGAGGCCGCCCTCTGGTGGACCCGGGCCGCCCGGGCCGGCCACGGCCGCGCCGCGCTCCGGCTCGCGCTGCTCGCGGCGCGCCGGGGCGAGCTCACCGAGGGGCGGCACTGGTGCGCCCGTGCGGTGGAGCTGGGACCGGCGGAGGTCGCCGAGCGCGCGGCCCGGCTGAGCGAGGCGCTGCACCAGGAGCTCACCGCGTAG